Below is a window of Zerene cesonia ecotype Mississippi chromosome 18, Zerene_cesonia_1.1, whole genome shotgun sequence DNA.
aaataatttcaaaattaattatgcattGAAATTAAGGTTTCCTGGCAATATCAAAGTCCTGAGACATGAGACGGCCTGTTATCAACTTTCCAGTAATTCGCGAGAGTTCGAGTCTTATGAGAacgtcaattttttttttttctttattttaatataatgatccTTTTTTAGAAAGAGTTTTATACAAGATCTGCTTTTTATACTCAATCTTTTATAACACtcagaattataatattgtcgttaacataaaattagtatGCCAACTTTTCGCCAAAACATCAAAACCATTTTGTGGGTTcgtttttacaattaaattaaaaggacTGTAttcctgcagtgggaacatgtttGAAGCGATGATGATGGTGAATTATAAAACGTTTACAAAACTAGCATAAACATAGCAGTTGAAAGAGTAGTTATTaagcataaataaagaaatttatagtaatgaaatgtagttattttaatgtaaggtCACtttaaatcgtaaaaaaaaacacaaaatataatgttgctacttaaaatatttcggacaaaaatcattttttatgttggcaccacagaatatattatatgctgGCAAGATAAAAGAATGAGACACAATACCTTAGTCGTATTCCTAATTCTCTGTACAagcataaatgaaaatataatacataatgtttGTATAACACAACTGTTATGATTTATGAGTctgttaagtatatttaaatccaATTGCAagcttttacaaaatattgtcaaTTCCTTATTACCTATATCATGACATAGTGCTGCTACTAGTACAACAtaaagatacattttaaataataaattacatttagataaattaaaaatataacttaattatatttaacaactaacataacaaaacaatacattattaacaCCTAAAATCTCACAAATACTGGCCACTAACATCCGTACTCATTCatataatgtacaaaaatttGCAACTGTGGGGTACGGATTTTGCACTAAAGTGAATCACCGAAGTTATAGTTAcgtaggtaattttttttaatgaaactgcTTCATACAAGTGCCctctatgaatattaatttgcatTAGCAGATACAGGCATAGCCATAGACTATACACTTATATAGCAataccaattttttatttatctattttctgcacaataaaactaaatagaaTGACGTGATTAACGagtttatttgtaagaaaaaattactttgttgtatcgtttttttattgtaataattatttttttatataagtttcaATCTGACAAAACTTAGTaccattttgaatattttttatatggcaACACTAAACTTAACAtacacatttgtttttaatctgtatgtCTTTTTAGATTTGATTCTTTGCCGTGTCGATTCGGGTAGGTCTTTCAATCCCAAAATATCATAGTAaacgttataatttttaacttaaaatcaccagatttttcttttataatagtcTTATGATATTCAGCAATGACTATTTCCCAAATTTACGCATTCAGtgcttttaaaaaacattccGGGAGTTTGACATCAAACACGCACAAACGGTAACCTATTGAAACAGCGCAGTgaaataaatgtgatattttgaatttcagCGAAGACGCCAGTATGAAGTACAATAAACTGGTTACGTCCTCGAGGAGGAAAAACAGGAAAAGGCATTTCAGCGCTCCTTCCCACATCAGGAGAGTACTTATGTCCTCGCCTCTTTCCAAGGAGCTCAGGCAAAAATTCAACGTTAAATCGATGCCCATTCGTAAAGACGACGAAGTACAGGTGaatatcttaaattttttaacacgaAATATAACCTATTTGCCGATTAAAACACCCTAGCCTACCTATATTTCGTAGCATTATTTGTcatgaaataacaaatttaatagttGTCGTTTATACACgtgtttttttcatattgagctaatgttatgtttattactaCAAAAGTTTTTCTAAATGCAAAACAAAATGATGATGACAAACCATTCTTAGACCACAGATATTTGTCGTCACTGGAGAGGTGAACTTGAGGTTTTCTCTAGTCAGCTTCAAAAGTGTATGGCTAATCTGTGCCATGGTGTATTTATGGCTCTGATTGTTTTGcaaattagaataataatataccaaatatgacaaaaaatgtACTAAAATGCCATGTGCTGAAGAATGAATCCTAAACATTAATGCTTGCTGACTGtctaaatacattaaaatatatgccgACAAGACGTTAAACTAtgaaacaattgttttttttttactatttgtgAAACAGTACCATATATGCCAAATATTTTCtgtagataatttaaaaatagttaaaattgtGGTGACAGGTTGTTCGTGGTCACTACAAAGGACAACAAGTTGGCAAAGTTGTGCAAGTTTACAGAAAGAAGTTTGTTGTCTACATTGAGAGGATTCAGAGGGAAAAAGCTAACGGTGCCAGTGCATATGTTGGCATCCACCCTTCAAAggtttgttttcaaattgtaGTGTTTCTATATCACATTGCATGCAAGCTACTCTGATTTACAAGTAAATGGTTATTTTGTATTAGGTTAATAGCAATGTTCTCTTCCCTTGATGGCTGACATCAATGGAATGGAACATTCATCATCTTTCTTGACTTAATGTTGTCTCTTCATGGCCCATTTTGTTTTGGTTACTTTTACTgaaaatgttacatataattaataaaatactatatatt
It encodes the following:
- the LOC119833787 gene encoding 60S ribosomal protein L26-like, with product MKYNKLVTSSRRKNRKRHFSAPSHIRRVLMSSPLSKELRQKFNVKSMPIRKDDEVQVVRGHYKGQQVGKVVQVYRKKFVVYIERIQREKANGASAYVGIHPSKCVIVKLKMNKDRKAILDRRAKGRLAALGKDKGKYTEETATAVETS